The Microlunatus soli genome contains the following window.
GTTCAAGCCCGACCAGGACATCTTCACCAGCGCCTCGGCGCTGCCGCTGCACCCGACGGCGGACAACTACCGTACGGGCTGGTCGGCCGGCGACGTCAGTTTTGGTCAGTACATGATCAACTCGTTGATGGTCTGCCTGCTCTGTGCACTCGGCAACGTGGTGTCCTGTTCACTGGCCGCCTTCGCCTTCGCTCGGATCCGATTCGCCGGCCGGAGGGTCTGGTTCGGCCTGATGATGGGCAGCATCATGTTGCCCGGGCACGTGCTGCTGGTCCCGCAGTACTTCATGTTCAACACGCTCGGGTGGATCGGCAGCTACCTGCCGTTGATCATCCCGAAGTTCCTGGCCACCGATGCCTTCTTCGTCTTCCTGATGGTGCAGTTCATCCGCGGCCTGCCCGCCGAGCTGGACGAGGCCGCCGAGTTGGACGGCTGCGGCCGCTATGCCACGTTCGCTCGGATCGTGCTACCGCTGACCGGCCCGGCCATCGTCACCACCGCGGTGTTCAGCTTCATCTGGACCTATGAGGATTTCCTGACACCGTTGATCT
Protein-coding sequences here:
- a CDS encoding carbohydrate ABC transporter permease, which translates into the protein MTSTSRGRLVSYGVVTLITLVMVYPLLWLLGSSFKPDQDIFTSASALPLHPTADNYRTGWSAGDVSFGQYMINSLMVCLLCALGNVVSCSLAAFAFARIRFAGRRVWFGLMMGSIMLPGHVLLVPQYFMFNTLGWIGSYLPLIIPKFLATDAFFVFLMVQFIRGLPAELDEAAELDGCGRYATFARIVLPLTGPAIVTTAVFSFIWTYEDFLTPLIYLNDSFTYTVPIGLNMFIQGLGQSSYGQMLAMSVVSLAPVIIFFLLFQRQLLNGIATTGMKG